A stretch of the Ornithodoros turicata isolate Travis chromosome 4, ASM3712646v1, whole genome shotgun sequence genome encodes the following:
- the LOC135392105 gene encoding cerebellar degeneration-related protein 2-like isoform X2, giving the protein MIYCSTMYSLTAYLREEEDDYSNLQLAAELGKTLLERNQELEETVRQQQLLIEEQAQEIEYLSRQTVSLREVNESRLKIYEQLEQNVAELEKSNQRLQQESRADKKRIKSLCTSVDILEKKCEELQEVADSLNSSSRKKPSQTSDGDEDEEEDLGKNCAHDADAAFAGFEESPFESEVVRLRSALSRFKCQIAKEHEQKEEMQAEIDSLIQENMHLQEQVLASQEREHQCLNLQMEMDLLDDKNMCPSCRIFTASNQHPGCEPEEELAELDHFAMMQLKNGVVVYGDQDSLPADVEATAIATNPSAGDATQTQDAENQVSLLSELDTQYRALIEKYEALLDARCRSLNDERLARSPDMAGKKGDYASLSTMSDTESAESSLSSGFSEPTENRCLADQAVQTELSVEERKSSSTLNLTAVVDPVSQRFTHSPPEYKKLFAEIFAVLKQTVQDKIEVLPEVPERKDMATSPIKRADPAKRATSEAKPPVAAMKVRRKLNTSLDLSKLCDIEKKHGPTFPFVAVQSAKVQSPGSLTYAEAVRKGCIHRHRTQARLPK; this is encoded by the exons ACCTTCAGTTAGCGGCAGAATTGGGAAAGACATTGCTCGAGAGGAACCAGGAACTGGAAGAAACGGTTCGTCAGCAGCAGCTGCTCATCGAGGAACAAGCGCAAGAAATAGAG TATCTGAGCCGCCAGACGGTGAGCCTGAGGGAGGTGAACGAATCTCGGCTGAAAatctacgaacagttggagcagaATGTGGCCGAACTGGAGAAGTCCAACCAGAGGCTACAACAGGAATCTCGAGCTGATAAGAAACGAATCAAAAG TCTGTGCACGAGCGTAGACATCTTAGAAAAGAAATGCGAGGAACTCCAAGAAGTGGCCGACAGCCTCAACTCTTCTTCGAGGAAGAAGCCTTCCCAGACGTCCGACGGTGATGAGGATGAGGAAGAAGACCTCGGGAAAAATTGCGCCCATGACGCCGACGCTGCCTTCGCAGGCTTCGAG GAAAGTCCTTTCGAAAGTGAGGTGGTTCGGCTGCGGTCTGCACTGTCCAGATTTAAGTGCCAAATTGCCAAAGAACACGAGCAAAAGGAAGAAATGCAAGCGGAGATCGACAGCCTTATTCAG GAGAACATGCATCTACAAGAGCAAGTCCTCGCATCTCAAGAGAGGGAACATCAGTGCCTCAACTTGCAGATGGAAATGGACCTGTTGGACGATAA GAACATGTGCCCCAGCTGCCGCATATTCACGGCGTCGAACCAGCACCCAGGATGCGAACCCGAAGAGGAACTGGCGGAGCTCGACCACTTCGCCATGATGCAGCTGAAAAACGGAGTCGTCGTCTACGGAGACCAGGACAGCCTACCAGCGGACGTCGAGGCCACCGCCATCGCTACGAACCCGTCCGCGGGGGACGCGACGCAGACGCAGGACGCCGAGAACCAAGTCTCCCTTCTTAGTGAGCTCGACACGCAGTACAGAGCGCTGATCGAAAAATACGAGGCCCTTCTTGACGCTAGATGTAGATCGCTGAACGACGAGCGCCTAGCCAGGTCACCGGACATGGCCGGCAAAAAGGGAGACTACGCGTCCCTCTCGACGATGAGCGATACAGAGTCCGCGGAATCATCTCTCTCGTCTGGTTTTTCAGAGCCGACGGAAAACCGTTGCCTGGCCGACCAGGCTGTCCAAACGGAACTCTCGGTCGAGGAGCGGAAGTCGTCGTCGACGTTGAACCTGACGGCTGTCGTTGATCCGGTCAGTCAACGTTTCACGCACAGTCCGCCGGAATACAAGAAGCTCTTCGCCGAGATATTTGCCGTTCTCAAGCAAACCGTGCAGGACAAAATCGAAGTGCTGCCGGAAGTTCCCGAAAGGAAGGACATGGCTACGAGCCCCATAAAGAGGGCGGATCCCGCGAAGAGAGCAACGTCCGAAGCTAAACCTCCGGTGGCGGCGATGAAGGTGCGGAGGAAGTTGAACACCAGTCTGGACCTGAGCAAGTTGTGCGACATCGAGAAGAAACACGGGCCGACGTTTCCGTTCGTAGCGGTGCAGAGCGCGAAGGTCCAGTCGCCGGGGAGCCTAACGTACGCCGAGGCCGTCAGGAAAGGATGTATACACAGACACAGAACGCAAGCACGTCTGCCAAAATGA
- the LOC135392105 gene encoding cerebellar degeneration-related protein 2-like isoform X1 produces MKAVSANKCDLNTKPSATTENTADSSQEWYETDLQLAAELGKTLLERNQELEETVRQQQLLIEEQAQEIEYLSRQTVSLREVNESRLKIYEQLEQNVAELEKSNQRLQQESRADKKRIKSLCTSVDILEKKCEELQEVADSLNSSSRKKPSQTSDGDEDEEEDLGKNCAHDADAAFAGFEESPFESEVVRLRSALSRFKCQIAKEHEQKEEMQAEIDSLIQENMHLQEQVLASQEREHQCLNLQMEMDLLDDKNMCPSCRIFTASNQHPGCEPEEELAELDHFAMMQLKNGVVVYGDQDSLPADVEATAIATNPSAGDATQTQDAENQVSLLSELDTQYRALIEKYEALLDARCRSLNDERLARSPDMAGKKGDYASLSTMSDTESAESSLSSGFSEPTENRCLADQAVQTELSVEERKSSSTLNLTAVVDPVSQRFTHSPPEYKKLFAEIFAVLKQTVQDKIEVLPEVPERKDMATSPIKRADPAKRATSEAKPPVAAMKVRRKLNTSLDLSKLCDIEKKHGPTFPFVAVQSAKVQSPGSLTYAEAVRKGCIHRHRTQARLPK; encoded by the exons ACCTTCAGTTAGCGGCAGAATTGGGAAAGACATTGCTCGAGAGGAACCAGGAACTGGAAGAAACGGTTCGTCAGCAGCAGCTGCTCATCGAGGAACAAGCGCAAGAAATAGAG TATCTGAGCCGCCAGACGGTGAGCCTGAGGGAGGTGAACGAATCTCGGCTGAAAatctacgaacagttggagcagaATGTGGCCGAACTGGAGAAGTCCAACCAGAGGCTACAACAGGAATCTCGAGCTGATAAGAAACGAATCAAAAG TCTGTGCACGAGCGTAGACATCTTAGAAAAGAAATGCGAGGAACTCCAAGAAGTGGCCGACAGCCTCAACTCTTCTTCGAGGAAGAAGCCTTCCCAGACGTCCGACGGTGATGAGGATGAGGAAGAAGACCTCGGGAAAAATTGCGCCCATGACGCCGACGCTGCCTTCGCAGGCTTCGAG GAAAGTCCTTTCGAAAGTGAGGTGGTTCGGCTGCGGTCTGCACTGTCCAGATTTAAGTGCCAAATTGCCAAAGAACACGAGCAAAAGGAAGAAATGCAAGCGGAGATCGACAGCCTTATTCAG GAGAACATGCATCTACAAGAGCAAGTCCTCGCATCTCAAGAGAGGGAACATCAGTGCCTCAACTTGCAGATGGAAATGGACCTGTTGGACGATAA GAACATGTGCCCCAGCTGCCGCATATTCACGGCGTCGAACCAGCACCCAGGATGCGAACCCGAAGAGGAACTGGCGGAGCTCGACCACTTCGCCATGATGCAGCTGAAAAACGGAGTCGTCGTCTACGGAGACCAGGACAGCCTACCAGCGGACGTCGAGGCCACCGCCATCGCTACGAACCCGTCCGCGGGGGACGCGACGCAGACGCAGGACGCCGAGAACCAAGTCTCCCTTCTTAGTGAGCTCGACACGCAGTACAGAGCGCTGATCGAAAAATACGAGGCCCTTCTTGACGCTAGATGTAGATCGCTGAACGACGAGCGCCTAGCCAGGTCACCGGACATGGCCGGCAAAAAGGGAGACTACGCGTCCCTCTCGACGATGAGCGATACAGAGTCCGCGGAATCATCTCTCTCGTCTGGTTTTTCAGAGCCGACGGAAAACCGTTGCCTGGCCGACCAGGCTGTCCAAACGGAACTCTCGGTCGAGGAGCGGAAGTCGTCGTCGACGTTGAACCTGACGGCTGTCGTTGATCCGGTCAGTCAACGTTTCACGCACAGTCCGCCGGAATACAAGAAGCTCTTCGCCGAGATATTTGCCGTTCTCAAGCAAACCGTGCAGGACAAAATCGAAGTGCTGCCGGAAGTTCCCGAAAGGAAGGACATGGCTACGAGCCCCATAAAGAGGGCGGATCCCGCGAAGAGAGCAACGTCCGAAGCTAAACCTCCGGTGGCGGCGATGAAGGTGCGGAGGAAGTTGAACACCAGTCTGGACCTGAGCAAGTTGTGCGACATCGAGAAGAAACACGGGCCGACGTTTCCGTTCGTAGCGGTGCAGAGCGCGAAGGTCCAGTCGCCGGGGAGCCTAACGTACGCCGAGGCCGTCAGGAAAGGATGTATACACAGACACAGAACGCAAGCACGTCTGCCAAAATGA
- the LOC135392105 gene encoding cerebellar degeneration-related protein 2-like isoform X3, producing MNGVLEIAAKDLLQKCLEATLSKDPLLCSCSSFVCICVWYLSRQTVSLREVNESRLKIYEQLEQNVAELEKSNQRLQQESRADKKRIKSLCTSVDILEKKCEELQEVADSLNSSSRKKPSQTSDGDEDEEEDLGKNCAHDADAAFAGFEESPFESEVVRLRSALSRFKCQIAKEHEQKEEMQAEIDSLIQENMHLQEQVLASQEREHQCLNLQMEMDLLDDKNMCPSCRIFTASNQHPGCEPEEELAELDHFAMMQLKNGVVVYGDQDSLPADVEATAIATNPSAGDATQTQDAENQVSLLSELDTQYRALIEKYEALLDARCRSLNDERLARSPDMAGKKGDYASLSTMSDTESAESSLSSGFSEPTENRCLADQAVQTELSVEERKSSSTLNLTAVVDPVSQRFTHSPPEYKKLFAEIFAVLKQTVQDKIEVLPEVPERKDMATSPIKRADPAKRATSEAKPPVAAMKVRRKLNTSLDLSKLCDIEKKHGPTFPFVAVQSAKVQSPGSLTYAEAVRKGCIHRHRTQARLPK from the exons ATGAACGGGGTTTTGGAAATCGCGGCGAAAGATTTGCTTCAGAAGTGCTTGGAGGCGACTTTGTCGAAAGATCCCCTACTGTGTAGCTGCTCTTCGTTCGTTTGTATCTGCGTGTGG TATCTGAGCCGCCAGACGGTGAGCCTGAGGGAGGTGAACGAATCTCGGCTGAAAatctacgaacagttggagcagaATGTGGCCGAACTGGAGAAGTCCAACCAGAGGCTACAACAGGAATCTCGAGCTGATAAGAAACGAATCAAAAG TCTGTGCACGAGCGTAGACATCTTAGAAAAGAAATGCGAGGAACTCCAAGAAGTGGCCGACAGCCTCAACTCTTCTTCGAGGAAGAAGCCTTCCCAGACGTCCGACGGTGATGAGGATGAGGAAGAAGACCTCGGGAAAAATTGCGCCCATGACGCCGACGCTGCCTTCGCAGGCTTCGAG GAAAGTCCTTTCGAAAGTGAGGTGGTTCGGCTGCGGTCTGCACTGTCCAGATTTAAGTGCCAAATTGCCAAAGAACACGAGCAAAAGGAAGAAATGCAAGCGGAGATCGACAGCCTTATTCAG GAGAACATGCATCTACAAGAGCAAGTCCTCGCATCTCAAGAGAGGGAACATCAGTGCCTCAACTTGCAGATGGAAATGGACCTGTTGGACGATAA GAACATGTGCCCCAGCTGCCGCATATTCACGGCGTCGAACCAGCACCCAGGATGCGAACCCGAAGAGGAACTGGCGGAGCTCGACCACTTCGCCATGATGCAGCTGAAAAACGGAGTCGTCGTCTACGGAGACCAGGACAGCCTACCAGCGGACGTCGAGGCCACCGCCATCGCTACGAACCCGTCCGCGGGGGACGCGACGCAGACGCAGGACGCCGAGAACCAAGTCTCCCTTCTTAGTGAGCTCGACACGCAGTACAGAGCGCTGATCGAAAAATACGAGGCCCTTCTTGACGCTAGATGTAGATCGCTGAACGACGAGCGCCTAGCCAGGTCACCGGACATGGCCGGCAAAAAGGGAGACTACGCGTCCCTCTCGACGATGAGCGATACAGAGTCCGCGGAATCATCTCTCTCGTCTGGTTTTTCAGAGCCGACGGAAAACCGTTGCCTGGCCGACCAGGCTGTCCAAACGGAACTCTCGGTCGAGGAGCGGAAGTCGTCGTCGACGTTGAACCTGACGGCTGTCGTTGATCCGGTCAGTCAACGTTTCACGCACAGTCCGCCGGAATACAAGAAGCTCTTCGCCGAGATATTTGCCGTTCTCAAGCAAACCGTGCAGGACAAAATCGAAGTGCTGCCGGAAGTTCCCGAAAGGAAGGACATGGCTACGAGCCCCATAAAGAGGGCGGATCCCGCGAAGAGAGCAACGTCCGAAGCTAAACCTCCGGTGGCGGCGATGAAGGTGCGGAGGAAGTTGAACACCAGTCTGGACCTGAGCAAGTTGTGCGACATCGAGAAGAAACACGGGCCGACGTTTCCGTTCGTAGCGGTGCAGAGCGCGAAGGTCCAGTCGCCGGGGAGCCTAACGTACGCCGAGGCCGTCAGGAAAGGATGTATACACAGACACAGAACGCAAGCACGTCTGCCAAAATGA
- the LOC135392109 gene encoding H(+)/Cl(-) exchange transporter 7-like — protein sequence MSRRGCCPNIFGDSGERTPLLFDEDYPSSSGSINTSPASVTRTHELGSLNLLSQKYESLDYDTSDNTIYQDEQKHTTFARIRNTNYKRWFIILVIGVVTAATACAIDICIEILSDYKFGAIKAWMNNCIKKDCIIIPYLMWLTLNAVPVFIGAVLVAYLAPVAAASGIPVIKCYLNGVKVPKVVRVETLFVKAVGVVLSVVGGLAVGKEGPMIHCGAVIAAGISQGKSTTFRRDMKVFEEFREDHEKRDFVSAGAAAGVAAAFGAPVGGVLFSLEEGASFWNQALTWRIFFCSAISAFSLSLILSAYKGGQTGELSYSGLVNFGEFTDVQWSVIELPIYIVMGAVGGMLGAFYNYINFRLTVFRIRYLHRRWLKVLEAVLVALMSATVAFLMIDMSKDCRAHTDDFVDNSLQFNCSDGKYSALAQIWFQTPEQSVRSLFHQPEGTWTAVTLGSFFVVYFCLNCWTYGLSVSSGVFIPTLLTGAVWGRLVGMGFRELFPDSEWLDLGKFALIGAAATLGGVVRMTLSLSVILIEATRNITFALPIMTALTVSKWVGDFFIEGLYDLHFQLSGVPFLGWEAPPKSNHIPASEIMGYPVVKFNMVEKVGTIVDVLSSVPHNGFPVVDTDDRRAPEEHTFGRFRGLILRWQLIVLLQHKLFKEDHNTAAARKLRIKHFRDAYPRYPTIQQVCVSVAERECIIDLRPYMNSSAYTISHMATLPRIFKLFRALGLRHLVVVNSSNEVVGIVTRKDLARYRTTQHYGSLGLEELQVSHG from the exons ATGAGCAGGAGGGGTTGTTGTCCGAACATCTTCGGAGATTCCGGCGAGCGGACACCACTGCTCTTCGATGAAGACTACCCATCGTCGTCCGGC AGTATAAACACCAGTCCAGCATCAGTTACGAGAACCCACGAGCTCGGATCTCTGAATCTCCTCTCCCAAAAATATGAA AGTTTAGATTACGACACCTCGGACAACACGATATATCAGGACGAACAGAAGCATACCACATTTGCT CGCATTCGTAACACCAACTACAAACGGTGGTTCATCATCCTCGTCATCGGCGTTGTGACTGCAGCCACGGCGTGTGCGATCGACATCTGCATCGAGATACTCAGCGACTACAAGTTTGGTGCCATAAAAGCTT GGATGAATAATTGCATAAAGAAAGACTGTATCATCATTCCCTACTTGATGTGGTTGACTCTGAATGCCGTACCCGTATTCATTGGAGCGGTGTTGGTCGCTTACCTTGCT CCCGTGGCGGCTGCAAGTGGCATCCCGGTAATCAAGTGCTACCTGAATGGCGTCAAAGTTCCGAAGGTGGTCAGAGTGGAAACCTTGTTCGTAAAGGCCGTAGGCGTGGTACTTTCCGTGGTCGGCGGTCTTGCTGTTGGAAAG GAAGGACCCATGATTCACTGTGGTGCTGTGATTGCTGCAGGGATCTCTCAGGGCAAGAGTACGACCTTTAGACGAGACATGAAG GTCTTCGAGGAGTTCAGGGAAGACCACGAGAAGAGGGATTTTGTTTCCGCTGGTGCAGCTGCGGGTGTTGCTGCTGCGTTCGGTGCTCCTGTTG GTGGAGTTTTGTTCAGCTTAGAAGAAGGAGCCAGTTTTTGGAACCAGGCCCTCACTTGGAGAATA TTCTTCTGCTCGGCCATATCAGCGTTTTCCCTGAGTCTCATTCTGAGTGCCTACAAAGGCGGTCAGACGGGCGAACTGTCCTATTCTGGCCTCGTCAACTTTGGAGAATTTACG GATGTACAGTGGAGCGTTATTGAGCTTCCTATCTACATTGTTATGGGTGCAGTTG GTGGTATGCTTGGGGCCTTCTACAATTACATCAACTTCCGACTGACTGTCTTCCGGATCAG GTACCTCCACCGGCGGTGGCTGAAGGTCCTCGAAGCTGTCCTGGTTGCGCTCATGAGTGCCACTGTGGCTTTTCTCATGATCGACATGTCCAAGGATTGCAGGGCGCACACGGATGATTTCGTCGACAACTCACTCCAG ttcaacTGCTCTGATGGGAAGTACAGCGCCCTCGCTCAGATCTGGTTCCAGACGCCGGAGCAGAGCGTGAGGAGCTTGTTTCATCAGCCTGAAG GAACTTGGACTGCCGTGACATTGGGGAGCTTCTTTGTTGTCTATTTCTGTTTGAATTGTTGGACGTATGGACTGAGTGTCTCCAGCGGGGTCTTCATCCCGACATTGCTTACCGGAGCTGTTTGGGGGAGGCTCGTAGGCATGGGCTTCCGAGAACTATTTCCAGACAGT GAATGGTTAGACCTCGGAAAGTTTGCGCTGATCGGAGCAGCGGCAACACTGGGCGGGGTTGTGAGAATGACGCTGAGTCTCTCGGTCATCCTGATCGAGGCGACTCGCAACATCACCTTCGCTTTGCCCATCATGACTGCGCTCACCGTATCTAAGTGGGTAGGGGACTTCTTCATTGAG GGCCTTTACGATCTCCACTTTCAACTGTCCGGCGTTCCGTTCCTCGGCTGGGAAGCCCCTCCGAAATCAAACCACATTCCGGCCAG TGAGATCATGGGCTACCCAGTTGTGAAGTTCAACATGGTCGAAAAGGTTGGCACAATAGTCGACgtcctgtcgtctgttcctcACAACGGGTTTCCTGTAGTCGACACGGATGAT aGGCGTGCTCCCGAGGAACACACGTTCGGACGATTCCGCGGATTAATCCTGCGATGGCAGCTCATCGTTCTGCTTCAGCACAAG CTCTTCAAAGAAGACCACAACACAGCAGCTGCGAGGAAGCTGAGGATAAAACACTTCAGGGATGCTTACCCACGTTACCCAACCATTCAG caaGTGTGTGTTTCTGTGGCGGAGCGTGAATGCATCATTGACCTCAGGCCTTACATGAACTCCTCCGCGTACACAATATCTCAC ATGGCAACCCTGCCACGGATCTTCAAACTGTTCCGAGCACTCGGTTTACGGCACCTCGTGGTAGTGAACAGCAGTAACGAG GTGGTCGGAATAGTGACTCGCAAGGACCTGGCAAGGTATCGAACTACGCAGCACTACGGCAGCCTAGGCCTCGAAGAGCTGCAAGTCTCTCACGGGTGA